ttttctttttctcttgttttttgaCCGTTTATTTTGTCGGGCACTCCATTTCTCTCTGTTGATTCTTTGCTTAGTAAGTGATGCTTTCTACTGCTTTATCTGGGAAAGCTCCTATTTCTGAGGCTTCTCATCAGagcttcatcatgataaaaaaaattactagttGAGTTTTTTCTTTCAATATCATCAGACATTATAGTGATACAGGTTGGTGGTGGTAGAAGTGTCTGAGTTCTCAGAGATATGTGGGTGTTCTTTTATGCTTGTTTCATCCATGCATCGAAGTTCATCTGGTATTAGTTCATCCACTCAGAGAGGTTCATCTGTGCATCTACTATATCtgaatttctctctctctctctctctctctctctctctcgtgattGAAATCGAAAGGAAATTTGAATAATTTGTTGGAATCAAAACAGTGTAGAATATCAACAAAGATTGGTTTTGGTTTTTTAACCTAATTTCAAATTTTAGACATGTTTCTGGAGCAAATATAGTCAATTTAGTTGCTTCTTGTTTGGCCTTTTGTTTCTTTGCTATCTGttacatttttttaataaaatttttattagagatTGAATTAATGACATGGCTTTACAACCTTTCTGATTTCTTATTTTATGTACTTATTATTTCAACTATGCTATTGCAGTCACTCTCGTTGGTTGACTTGTTGAATGTCAAAATCATCCGAACAAGTCACTTGCATAAGCTAAAATTCATCTCATAGTACTAGTGCTCAATAACATTGCAATATACTCATTCTTGACAAAACATTTTCAAACGTTACACAATGCAGTAAACTAACATGTCTAGGTTACTGACCTGTATTTATTTTACCCatttctttcataaatataagagaAATAAGTGAATTATCTCTGCTTGTTTCAGATACCACAAGGATGGGACAAGTTGTTTGTGTCCTTTATCCCCATAGACACAGGCAAAGCAACTGCAAAGACAAACAAAGCGAATGTTAGAAATGGGATCTGCAAGTGGCCAGATCCAGTTTATGAAACCGCAAGACTTCTTCAGGACACAAGGACTAAAAATTATGACGAGAAGCATTATAAGCTTGTGGTGGCCATGGTATTTAATTCTGTTTAACTTATACCATTTTATTCAGTGCCGTCTCTGATAAAGCCACTGACTTGTACAATTTTGCATCCGTATGTTGTTTTGAATGCttctatttttctttatatttttgcaGATCATATATGAGGTATTCAGCTGTGATTggctcatttttctttttttggaaaTCTAATATTTTCAGGGGTCTCCTAGGACAAGTTTTCTTGGAGAAGTTAATATCAATCTTGCAGACTTCGCAGATGCACTGAAGCCTTCTTCTGTTTCGTTGCCTCTTAATAATTGTGATTTTGGCACAATTTTACATGTGAGCATGCTTTCTTCTATTTCAGCATTCTTAACATACTTTTGTTGTTTCTTGCAAATGTTTGCTTCTGTGTTTTCTGGAACTTTTTGTTATAAAATTTAAGCCAATGATGAGTGGACTCTATAGTTCTTCGTGAATCAGTGGCTATCCATGGCAATGGTAAATGATCACACCAAAGGATGGAATCTACTGTTGGTCTCTAACACTTGTATGCTTTTATAATTCAGGTCAACTTCATGACAATTGTAATATCTTTTAACATAGAAGATTTTGTTAATGTATTTTGCAATTTTTGATATTGGTCCTTGGAGGAACGATATTCACGATTTAGAACTGATTAATTTGTTGCTGTCAGTAGAAATAGCTACAAAGGGTCATTTGGACCATGGTTCAACATCTCGGATACTGAACCCATACTGGCCTATGGCTAGACCTGTACAGGTCTGGTCTGTACCATCATACCAACACGTTATGCTGGTTTATGCTGCAGCACCAAGAAATAGGAGAAAAGAATGAGGTAGATGAGAAGCACCAACGATATGGGCAATGGGTGGGCAGCATGCTCCATGGAGCTTGTTGGTCGTGattgagagtgagagagagagagagagagagagagagagagagagagaggatttatTAAATCTTAAACTGGACTGAACCACCCAGAAAAGGGGCGGTCTACATCCTGGCTTGTCTGGACCGATAAATACTATCTGGTATGTACCAGTCCCAGCGAAATTATGAATCCTGATTTGGACAGTGGTGACACTAATGCAATTATATGTTAGTTGCCTTAAGTTCAGATTTTCAGTTTTGGTTGTTTAAATCTGAGAACAAAGGTTGTTCGATGCTCAATTTGGTTTCACAATGAAACTATTAAGTTTGAAGACTCAATTTCAGAGAtaagaaactaagaataaaactcTTTTTAGTTGAGGCATGGATCAAATAGTCAATTATTTCTGGATCAGGTGAAAAGGACTAATGCAGCAGTTAAAATTGCAGGGTGATTGAACAGAACATATGAAAAAGCTTTTATAGATAATAAGCAAAGTGTGCAGAAGGACATGAGGAGTACCAAGAGGGGGTAAAGGAGGCAAACCTTGTTCAAAAATTTTCTTTGTTTATGAAATTATTTCACTATACAATGCATATTTCAACGAATTAAGTCCTTATTTGAAGAAGAATTGCATTTCAAAATAGTTCCCATTTGAACTATGTAATCATTTCATCTACCAACTAACTAAAGATTAACTCATGAAGATAATGTAGGATCCATTCAGCTGAAAACTAACTATCTGTAAGTCgtttaaaaatatgattggaattcCAGAGGGTAATGAGTGTACTCTCCAACTTATACTCCATCATGATGACTTAGGATGTTAAAATTCAATATTCTTTTACAGCTATTATGTTCTTTATCattttaatgttttttttttcttggtgtATTCCAGGTCACAGTGCAGCTTCTTACTTCCAAAACTGGCTTCAGGTGCCACTTCATTAAAATCATCTGCTTCTTTTGTTAACAGTATTCATTGCTTTCATCCACTGCTCTCACATGTTGCATTGTTACATTAGAGAATTTGAGCAGCAACACAAACTTAGCATAAAGGGAGCCCAAATGATATCCAGTCATAGAAACAATCCTGCTGAAGCTGAAACCACTTCATCAGTGATAGCCAATGAACTTACAGAGAAGGTATGgtattatttataattaaaatttttgtttACTGCCATTGAAATATTTACTTGCAGAAATCTTTGTGCCTTTCAGTCCTCATCAGTCATGACCTTCTGACTTGGTGAAAATGACTAAATTTGGGTGATTGAAATTGCTTTCCATTAAAATTTACAATTCCGCATCATTGATATATTAGATTTATTCAAATGAAAGACAGTCTCATTTATATGTTTTTAATTGCTTACTGGCTGGTAAGAAGCAATATTCGTTGCATCTTTCCATTAAGTATTTTCTTTAAGACTCAAAAAAATTGTTCAGAATGATGGGATAGCCTAGATTCAGTTATTCAAGGACTGTGCTAAGATTTACTGTATTGTATCTCttagaagagaaggaaaagaggaATTGTTTATTCGATTGTTCTCTCCATGTCATGACATTGTTCTTTACTTGATCATAGGATTCAATTTTGAGATTGGTCACATAATACCCTGATTTGGTTAGTCATACATCAGCTATGGGCTAGGCTTCAACTAATGCATGAGTTATAATCCACACAGCAATTAAAGAGCTAATTTTTAGGGGTTTGGTCTGCATTGTTTTAGGCTTGGGCATAATCAATCCTTATGTATATGGTAGTCATTTTAGTGGTTGATTAATTTTGGTCAGGTCATCTATGGAAAATGTCGTGCTAACATGAAAAGTTAAGCTTCAAGCCGGTACATACTGTCACCAAAATTGTCTGcgacatttttttctttttaaagtttACCTTCTTTTTCATGtggaattttcataataatttattCTTGACCCATTGTTGAAGTGACTATTATGCACTTTTAAATGTTCTTTAGATGATTGAAGAGATCACTTAGTTTCTTGAAAATGAACTCTGCCTATGTGTCATCGAGTAGTTTAAAGAATTCTAAATGATTGGTAGCAAGTTTCTTCAGAGTACTTGATTTCAAGTACAATTATAGTGCTTATTTCTTTTAAAGGTTTTACTATAATAAATACTTGCAGTAAGTTGTCCTAGGGTATCTGCTTCTTTGTTGATATTTAAAACATACAGAAAATTGTTTGGTTGCGGTAGGTACATTCCCTTAATGGTTGGTATTGTGAATAGGTTGATGCCAGAGTCAGGTACGAGGATCATATGGGGCTCCTgtcacttgaaccagtgggagagTCGAACGAAGATTATGATGACTCATCTGTTGGAGTTGATGGCTCATCATATACCTCAGAAAATTTGTATACTGAAAAGAAAGACCTTCAAAGTATGATTTGTCATGATGTACCCCTCAGCCAGAGCCCTATGCCTGGTACTGGTGATCCCAATGGCAGTCAGTTATCTAACCAGGGGCGGAACGGTTGGACACATGGATGGAGTTCAAACTATTCTGTTGCTAATCTTACTACAGCTTCTGAAGAAAATACCAGACTCAGAGTAAGATTGGAGGTAGCAGAATCAGCATTTTTACAGCTTAAGTTAGAAGCAAAGTCGTTGCAGCGAGTTACAGATGAATTAGGTGCAGAAACACAAAGTTTGTCCAAGCAGTTCTCTTTTGAGCTTACTTCTGGAGAACAACTGACTAGAGAAGTGTCTGTGTTAAAAGTTGAGTGTTCAAAGTTTAGAGATGATCTTGAAGCCTTAAAATCTGCTAAATTTATGCAGCAAAATGCTGACCAGAGAACTTGTTGTCCTTTAATATTGAACCACAACCTAGGTGATGATTCAAATGCTGGTAAACTTCAAAATGATACAGCTGCTGCAGAGACCCACTATATGTACCATGATTTGAGGGTCAAATGGCTCGAGAGTTTGTTGCTCGTTGAGAGCAAAGTTCTAGAAATTCAAAATAAGGCTTGCCTTGATTTTGATTATCTAGGCCCTGATTTTGATCTTCTTGGGTGTGTTATTGGTGATCTCAAAGAAGATATTATCCAAGTAAAGGGTCTCGACAGATCTTACAGAGATAATGATCATTTGGAACACACAGTTCATCTCTTAACCGATTCTCATACAGTATATAATGAGCATGGCACTCTTCAGAACAATCTTGAACATTTAAGCTTGAGGGAGGACAAAATGTTTGATCTTTTACCGAAACTGGAGGAGTTGACAACTGAGAAGGAAAGCCTTACCAAGAAGATGGACCAGATGCACTGCTACTATGAGTCATTGATATTGGAATTGGAGCAAAGCCAGAAACAAACAGTAGAGGAACTGGAAAATCTCAGAAATGAACACTCCTCTTGTCTATATTCAATATCTGTTCTGAAAAACCAGATAGAGAAAATGCACCAAGAGATGAATGAACAGTATATAACTTTTGCTGAAGATAGAACCAGCTTAGAATCTCAAAACAAGGAACTTGAAAGAAGGGCGATTGCCTCAGAAAATGCATTAAAAAGGGTTCGTTGGAACTATTCCATAGCATTTGATCGTTTGCAGAAGGACCTTGAATTACTCTCCTTTCAAGTTTTGTCTATGTATGAGACGAACGAAAATCTTGCAAAGCAAGCACTTGCAGATGCTTATCAGCACTACCATGAAGAAAGTCCAGAAGAGGCCAGGTCATGTACTGATAAGGATGGTATGCCAACTTCGTTTGATCAAGAACACTACCAGTCAGGTCTTCCAAGAATTCAGGCAGAAAATGGGCCTTATGGGACCACTCACAAATGGTATTCATTAGATAATGGTGGATCTATATCTGTCTGTTGCAAAGCTAGTAGTATAACATCTCAGGAAGGGGTGCCCACGCATGTAGAGCTGCGAACTAGGGATGAGACACATATGGATGGATTTAATTCACATAAGATTGGACAGCACGTTTTACACCATACTCAGAACACGAGCAAACTTACTGCTGGTCTATCCCCAGGAACATATAGAGATGAAGAATTTCCTAAAAGATCTGCCATTCTCATGTCGAAGCTTGATTCTCAGTTGCTGGATGATGCTAAAGCCACTCAAAGTCGAAGTCTGTATCCTGAATCAGATAAGCAACAGATGGTGGATGCAAATGGTATAGAAGAGATGAGAATTTCATTTCACATGTTGAAATTGCTTCATTCGAATATGGAAGCTGAACTTTCAGAAATGCATATGCTAAACATGAATTTGAAGGTTTTCTCAGAGGTTTTACAATGTATACTCTATGATGCAAATGATGAGGTTCGGCATATGAAGGGCATTATGCTCGAACTTGCACAGCAGCTGCAACGTGAAACAGAGATAAAGGACAGCCTCATGCTTCAGTTGCATAAAGCATTAGATGAAGCTAGAGTATTTAGGGATGATAAAGCTGAATGCATCTCTAGATGTGAAGGTTTAACACTGAAAAACCAAGTTCTAGAAGCAAAACTCCAAGATGTGTCTGATGAAAGTGCTATACTTAGTGAAAAGGTTGCAGAATACGAGAGGTTGTTTGTGGAAAGCAAAGTTTATGAAAAAGAGTATAAGGCTTGCATTGAAGAAAGGGACAagttaaaaattttgcttaaagAGGAAAACCTACAAAAAGATTGTCTTAAGGCTGAACTGAGCTCGATAATTGAGGATTTTAAAACATTGAAGGAAGAATCTGAAATGAAGTCTTCTGAAAATGATAAAATGCGAACTTGTGTTGATCATCTTCAAGAGAATTTGGGGTATCTATATACTTGCATGAGTTCTTGCTATGAGCAAATCAATTATTCTGCTCCTGGTGGCATATCAGTTTTACAGGAATTCGAAGCTGGAAATTATATGCCTGTTATTATGAATTTGGAACAGTTTCAGAAAGACACAACAAAGAAAATACTCCAGTTACATCAAGAGAACAGGGATATCAAGGAACAAAGATATATTGCTCAGTGCTCACagaaaaaatcggaatcggaatttCTTAGTATGAAGCAGAAATTTGAATCTGAATTACATGAagtcactgaaaagctagaaatgTCCAATGTACTTGTTGAAAAGCTTCAAGTGGAACTGCAAAATGTTTTGGAAAAGCTTAAGATTAGTTCAGAAGCTGAAGAGAAGAATGAATCGAGAAATAGAGAATTGTCATCAAAACTCACAAATTTAGAAATTGAGTTGCAGCAAGCTACTGATGAGAACAAGGATCTAATAAACCAACTATTGGTACTTGCGAGTGTCAAGGAGGAACTTGAAAAAACTCAATTCAGTCTTATGAATTGCATGCAAGAGAGGAGGGATTTGTCGATGTCTATTCAGTCTGGGAATGAGGCTTCCACCCAAATGGAAAATGAGCTTCACAGTCTAAAAGAAAGTCTACAATGCACCCATAGAGATATGCAGATAGAAAAGAAATTGAGAGAGGAACTTGAAGCTGCAGTCACCAGCCTTTCGGCACAACTGAAGGAAAAAGATCAGGAGTTGTTGTCTTTTTGTGAACAAAAAACTGAAGTAGCTTATTTGCAGAAAATGATTGTGGATTTAGAAAAAACAAACACTGGATTTCAGCATCTACTGTTGAAGAATGAAGAAAACCAAAGAAGGCTAGATGTTGAGAACTTATCCCTGCACGTGCAGATTATGGATATGGAGAATCAATTGGCAACAATCCTTGAGAATTCATTAGCTGCTGAGATGAAAGTTACTTTTATGAGAAGTCAGTTATGTGAGAATGTGCAGAAGTTATTTGCACAACTTAAGACACTGGAAAAAGAGCTTGAGGAGATGAATTTGAAGCATGAGAATGTTGTCACATTGCTAAACACATGTTCTGCCAATGAAGCACAATTAACTGAGGAAAATGCAAGATTATCAGTAGCCCTTCAATCATTACAATCTGATTATGACTCGGTTTTTCAGGAGAAAGAAAACCTCATTGATTATGTTAACAAACGAAATGCTTCATGGACAGAATTTGAAGATATCAAGGTTAGAGCTTCAACTCTAGAAGCTGATAGTAATCACCAAAAGCAGAAGTATGAAGATGAGATTTCTCAGCTGAAAAACATGCTGATTAGTTTTGAAGAAGAGGTGTGCAACTTAAGATCTTATAAGGTTGCATTAGAAGTTACAGATATAGTGCTCCGATCCAAATTGAATGAACAACAAACAAAAGGATTATTGCTTGAG
This DNA window, taken from Musa acuminata AAA Group cultivar baxijiao chromosome BXJ3-7, Cavendish_Baxijiao_AAA, whole genome shotgun sequence, encodes the following:
- the LOC135643422 gene encoding sporulation-specific protein 15-like isoform X1: MSRIPKWKIEKTKVKVVFRLQFHATHIPQGWDKLFVSFIPIDTGKATAKTNKANVRNGICKWPDPVYETARLLQDTRTKNYDEKHYKLVVAMGSPRTSFLGEVNINLADFADALKPSSVSLPLNNCDFGTILHVTVQLLTSKTGFREFEQQHKLSIKGAQMISSHRNNPAEAETTSSVIANELTEKVDARVRYEDHMGLLSLEPVGESNEDYDDSSVGVDGSSYTSENLYTEKKDLQSMICHDVPLSQSPMPGTGDPNGSQLSNQGRNGWTHGWSSNYSVANLTTASEENTRLRVRLEVAESAFLQLKLEAKSLQRVTDELGAETQSLSKQFSFELTSGEQLTREVSVLKVECSKFRDDLEALKSAKFMQQNADQRTCCPLILNHNLGDDSNAGKLQNDTAAAETHYMYHDLRVKWLESLLLVESKVLEIQNKACLDFDYLGPDFDLLGCVIGDLKEDIIQVKGLDRSYRDNDHLEHTVHLLTDSHTVYNEHGTLQNNLEHLSLREDKMFDLLPKLEELTTEKESLTKKMDQMHCYYESLILELEQSQKQTVEELENLRNEHSSCLYSISVLKNQIEKMHQEMNEQYITFAEDRTSLESQNKELERRAIASENALKRVRWNYSIAFDRLQKDLELLSFQVLSMYETNENLAKQALADAYQHYHEESPEEARSCTDKDGMPTSFDQEHYQSGLPRIQAENGPYGTTHKWYSLDNGGSISVCCKASSITSQEGVPTHVELRTRDETHMDGFNSHKIGQHVLHHTQNTSKLTAGLSPGTYRDEEFPKRSAILMSKLDSQLLDDAKATQSRSLYPESDKQQMVDANGIEEMRISFHMLKLLHSNMEAELSEMHMLNMNLKVFSEVLQCILYDANDEVRHMKGIMLELAQQLQRETEIKDSLMLQLHKALDEARVFRDDKAECISRCEGLTLKNQVLEAKLQDVSDESAILSEKVAEYERLFVESKVYEKEYKACIEERDKLKILLKEENLQKDCLKAELSSIIEDFKTLKEESEMKSSENDKMRTCVDHLQENLGYLYTCMSSCYEQINYSAPGGISVLQEFEAGNYMPVIMNLEQFQKDTTKKILQLHQENRDIKEQRYIAQCSQKKSESEFLSMKQKFESELHEVTEKLEMSNVLVEKLQVELQNVLEKLKISSEAEEKNESRNRELSSKLTNLEIELQQATDENKDLINQLLVLASVKEELEKTQFSLMNCMQERRDLSMSIQSGNEASTQMENELHSLKESLQCTHRDMQIEKKLREELEAAVTSLSAQLKEKDQELLSFCEQKTEVAYLQKMIVDLEKTNTGFQHLLLKNEENQRRLDVENLSLHVQIMDMENQLATILENSLAAEMKVTFMRSQLCENVQKLFAQLKTLEKELEEMNLKHENVVTLLNTCSANEAQLTEENARLSVALQSLQSDYDSVFQEKENLIDYVNKRNASWTEFEDIKVRASTLEADSNHQKQKYEDEISQLKNMLISFEEEVCNLRSYKVALEVTDIVLRSKLNEQQTKGLLLEECDHELRTLQEHHNELSCKLSEQILKAEEYKNLSIHLRELKDKAEAECLQAREKKENERSSQESLRIAFIKEQHESKIQELKNQLFVSKKYAEEMLLKLQNALDEVESTKKNEVSLLKMIEELSGKISNLESELERVLTDRRELAKTYDRTKNELECTIFNFDCCKEEKLMLEGSLKECNEERTKAKVELDLVKRLFSNMASNETINLESSNNSGFPTTTSIEQILQDSSIGFPSVFQEMPNDRGTCLGIDASAGIVSNPLNNIDVNLWKTGGELNSNGDVEVMMSTCANESSLSCPVLSSQAFKDTGGTLERHTLLADNTTCITATEEHFKELQRLMSGMNMLQKELEKLKNENLSSLIPLDDHQSLPSLPGLERDLSRLDMANEQLGSIFPLFKELPGNGNALERVLSLELELAETLQTKKKADFCFQSSFLKQHTDEEVGFQSFKDINELIKEMLELKSRNAAVETELNEMQGRYSQLSLQFAEVEGERQKLQMILKSRVPKRP
- the LOC135643422 gene encoding uncharacterized protein LOC135643422 isoform X2 gives rise to the protein MSRIPKWKIEKTKVKVVFRLQFHATHIPQGWDKLFVSFIPIDTGKATAKTNKANVRNGICKWPDPVYETARLLQDTRTKNYDEKHYKLVVAMGSPRTSFLGEVNINLADFADALKPSSVSLPLNNCDFGTILHVTVQLLTSKTGFREFEQQHKLSIKGAQMISSHRNNPAEAETTSSVIANELTEKVDARVRYEDHMGLLSLEPVGESNEDYDDSSVGVDGSSYTSENLYTEKKDLQSMICHDVPLSQSPMPGTGDPNGSQLSNQGRNGWTHGWSSNYSVANLTTASEENTRLRVRLEVAESAFLQLKLEAKSLQRVTDELGAETQSLSKQFSFELTSGEQLTREVSVLKVECSKFRDDLEALKSAKFMQQNADQRTCCPLILNHNLGDDSNAGKLQNDTAAAETHYMYHDLRVKWLESLLLVESKVLEIQNKACLDFDYLGPDFDLLGCVIGDLKEDIIQVKGLDRSYRDNDHLEHTVHLLTDSHTVYNEHGTLQNNLEHLSLREDKMFDLLPKLEELTTEKESLTKKMDQMHCYYESLILELEQSQKQTVEELENLRNEHSSCLYSISVLKNQIEKMHQEMNEQYITFAEDRTSLESQNKELERRAIASENALKRVRWNYSIAFDRLQKDLELLSFQVLSMYETNENLAKQALADAYQHYHEESPEEARSCTDKDGMPTSFDQEHYQSGLPRIQAENGPYGTTHKWYSLDNGGSISVCCKASSITSQEGVPTHVELRTRDETHMDGFNSHKIGQHVLHHTQNTSKLTAGLSPGTYRDEEFPKRSAILMSKLDSQLLDDAKATQSRSLYPESDKQQMVDANGIEEMRISFHMLKLLHSNMEAELSEMHMLNMNLKVFSEVLQCILYDANDEVRHMKGIMLELAQQLQRETEIKDSLMLQLHKALDEARVFRDDKAECISRCEGLTLKNQVLEAKLQDVSDESAILSEKVAEYERLFVESKVYEKEYKACIEERDKLKILLKEENLQKDCLKAELSSIIEDFKTLKEESEMKSSENDKMRTCVDHLQENLGYLYTCMSSCYEQINYSAPGGISVLQEFEAGNYMPVIMNLEQFQKDTTKKILQLHQENRDIKEQRYIAQCSQKKSESEFLSMKQKFESELHEVTEKLEMSNVLVEKLQVELQNVLEKLKISSEAEEKNESRNRELSSKLTNLEIELQQATDENKDLINQLLVLASVKEELEKTQFSLMNCMQERRDLSMSIQSGNEASTQMENELHSLKESLQCTHRDMQIEKKLREELEAAVTSLSAQLKEKDQELLSFCEQKTEVAYLQKMIVDLEKTNTGFQHLLLKNEENQRRLDVENLSLHVQIMDMENQLATILENSLAAEMKVTFMRSQLCENVQKLFAQLKTLEKELEEMNLKHENVVTLLNTCSANEAQLTEENARLSVALQSLQSDYDSVFQEKENLIDYVNKRNASWTEFEDIKVRASTLEADSNHQKQKYEDEISQLKNMLISFEEEVCNLRSYKVALEVTDIVLRSKLNEQQTKGLLLEECDHELRTLQEHHNELSCKLSEQILKAEEYKNLSIHLRELKDKAEAECLQAREKKENERSSQESLRIAFIKEQHESKIQELKNQLFVSKKYAEEMLLKLQNALDEVESTKKNEVSLLKMIEELSGKISNLESELERVLTDRRELAKTYDRTKNELECTIFNFDCCKEEKLMLEGSLKECNEERTKAKVELDLVKRLFSNMASNETINLESSNNSGFPTTTSIEQILQDSSIGFPSVFQEMPNDRGTCLGIDASAGIVSNPLNNIDVNLWKTGGELNSNGDVEVMMSTCANESSLSCPVLSSQAFKDTGGTLERHTLLADNTTCITATEEHFKELQRLMSGMNMLQKELEKLKNENLSSLIPLDDHQSLPSLPGLERDLSRLDMANEQLGSIFPLFKELPGNGNALERVLSLELELAETLQTKKKADFCFQS